The following are encoded in a window of Corvus moneduloides isolate bCorMon1 chromosome 26, bCorMon1.pri, whole genome shotgun sequence genomic DNA:
- the LOC116435366 gene encoding uncharacterized protein LOC116435366 isoform X1, whose protein sequence is MRTLLPSCWSSRRIWMMLLATCFSFQYPCKERGVGRDPYGSLCLDSDSRGIGDQPGERDGEDLGRRWKEWRRLGDPKGGTEGTVNWPWPEAECPGHPQRRLSMSPFGGCSSPASPALFSLSPAMKVMLCLGLLLALAVTTCQCRPAAAAPGTRGDPQQPPPSLVRRDWPQYLSQEQQHLLSQFLPHILTELNNNKAFVHEDKGIEALHDHYYPDWMDFGRRSAEDEAGAA, encoded by the exons ATGAGAACCCTGCTCCCCAGCTGTTGGAGTTCAAGGAGGATCTGGATGATGCTCTTAGCCACGTGCTTTAGTTTTCAGTATCCTTGCAAGGAGCGAGGAGTGGGACGCGATCCTTACGGATCCCTCTGCCTTGACTCCGATTCCAGGGGAATTGGGGACCAGCCaggagagagggatggagaagacTTGGGGAGGAGATGGAAGGAATGGAGGAGACTTGGGGACCCaaagggagggacagaggggactgTGAACTGGCCATGGCCTGAGGCTGAGTGCCCAGGCCACCCTCAGCGCAGGCTGAGCATGTCCCCGTtcgggggctgcagctcccccgCTTCCCCAGCCCTGTTCAGTCTCTCCCCAGCCATGAAGGTGATGCTGTGCCTCGGCCTCCTCCTCGCCCTCGCAGTGACCACCTGCCAGTGCCGGCCAGCGGCAGCGGCGCCAGGCACCAGGGGggacccccagcagccccccccCAGCCTGGTCCGGCGGGACTGGCCCCAGTAcctgtcccaggagcagcagcacctcttgTCCCAGTTCCTGCCCCACATCCTCACAG agctgaacaACAACAAGGCCTTTGTGCATGAGGACAAGGGGATTGAGGCTTTGCACGACCACTACTACCCCGACTGGATGGACTTTGGCCGCCGCAGTGCTGAGGACGAGGCCGGTGCTGCGTAG
- the LOC116435366 gene encoding gastrin/cholecystokinin-like peptide isoform X2: protein MKVMLCLGLLLALAVTTCQCRPAAAAPGTRGDPQQPPPSLVRRDWPQYLSQEQQHLLSQFLPHILTELNNNKAFVHEDKGIEALHDHYYPDWMDFGRRSAEDEAGAA from the exons ATGAAGGTGATGCTGTGCCTCGGCCTCCTCCTCGCCCTCGCAGTGACCACCTGCCAGTGCCGGCCAGCGGCAGCGGCGCCAGGCACCAGGGGggacccccagcagccccccccCAGCCTGGTCCGGCGGGACTGGCCCCAGTAcctgtcccaggagcagcagcacctcttgTCCCAGTTCCTGCCCCACATCCTCACAG agctgaacaACAACAAGGCCTTTGTGCATGAGGACAAGGGGATTGAGGCTTTGCACGACCACTACTACCCCGACTGGATGGACTTTGGCCGCCGCAGTGCTGAGGACGAGGCCGGTGCTGCGTAG
- the HAP1 gene encoding LOW QUALITY PROTEIN: huntingtin-associated protein 1 (The sequence of the model RefSeq protein was modified relative to this genomic sequence to represent the inferred CDS: inserted 1 base in 1 codon; deleted 2 bases in 2 codons): MNPAELLLRDPQCPLSSHHHPWGPVCPDSPGCELGEEVGHRAHLHQPPWAEQNCPGACPNKEPGPRVPDGDRVPGATRERGGNGHSWTASGIPRSRISPAPLPSDPAPVPAPARPRRWGMRRAGARGRGDPINRGGNGRSGSAXAGLGWARLGGLGTMEIWSSPAAYDELNGNAERGGGADPIARELEEVLCAERVVRITKTYHDIDAVTNLLDEKERDLELAARIGQSLLKQNRSLTERNELLEEQLELAKEEIAQLRHEVSMRDDLLHFYTTTTEESEPTTTTSTPLHRHESSLSLQQYFQYDTLQQKLKCLEEENQKLRMEATNIATETCQYEDQEQQLMIDCVEQFSEASQQVVHLSEELAHRAEDAARQQEEITQLLAQVAELQQKCRTYGSEVEELQQHLTAAKEVQQQLRMELRDLQEKYAECGGMLQEAQEEVKSLRSRSMPNSTVSRYSAASLLPVDSLAAEIKGMMRKRTDSSSSDYKSYQRVFETVKAVNQTAKARSCSESPHHVPGSKQLSAAHSGGASTPHTNCSGSEGARRAEGASEDSRAAPGRQDLEAAVQRLSVRQQSHVSEERSFFEAERERKLWRLRDGASSSGFLTPEGSIVSTGTNYSGGSELTAGSSFSLGSLTYLPDKLQIVKPLEGSVTLHHWQQLAQPNLGGILVPRPGVLTKDFRQLDIDLEEVYSLNDLEEDDVDASSFQLLPTSTPAKAKERPRVFLSVNNLPQTPSTFTITTCHILHPTTALTTVTPSLYHAVVPSCGPFEGLSLGSPSPEQTPPTLALGPGPPSTPMGLFRLLLGRDSHLAPRTGSWLAPSLHSQDPQNSEPHPSPVPRGQDGPAPRSSIFSWNLVEKLQRLGLDKVVARGETSYTRPGLRGAQGSRK; the protein is encoded by the exons ATGaaccctgcagagctgctgctcagggacccccagtgtcccctcagcaGTCATCACCACCCATGGGGGCCCGTGTGCCCAGACTCCCCGGGCTGTGAGTTGGGAGAAGAGGTGGGACACAGAGCCCACCTGCACCAGCCCCCCTGGGCTGAGCAGAATTGTCCTGGTGCATGCCCCAATAAGGAGCCTGGTCCTAGGGTGCCTGATGGGGACCGTGTCCCTGGGGCGACCCGGGAAAGAGGGGGGAACGGGCACTCCTGGACAGCCTCTGGCATCCCCCGATCC CGCATCtcccccgctccgctcccgtCCGACCCCGCCCCCgtcccggccccagcc cggcctCGCCGCTGGGGGATGCGCCGGGCAGGTGCGCGGGGACGGGGCGATCCTATAAATAGGGGAGGGAACGGCCGTAGCGGCTCCG cggcggggctgggctgggcacgGCTGGGTGGGCTCGGCACGATGGAGATCTGGAGCAGCCCCGCCGCCTACGATGAGTTGAACGGGAACgcggagcgcggcggcggcgcggacCCCATCGccagggagctggaggaag TCCTGTGCGCTGAGCGGGTGGTCAGGATCACGAAGACTTACCACGACATCGATGCTGTCACCAACCTGCTGGATGAG AAAGAGCGGGACCTGGAGTTAGCAGCACGCATTGGGCAGTCCCTGTTGAAGCAGAACCGGAGCCTGACCGAGCGCaatgagctgctggaggagcagctggaactgGCCAAAGAGGAG ATTGCGCAGCTGCGCCATGAGGTCTCCATGCGGGACGACCTTCTCCACTTCTACACCACCACAACGGAGGAGAGCGagcccaccaccaccacctccacaCC gctgcacAGGCACGAGTCCtcgctgtccctgcagcagtaCTTCCAGTACGACACCTTGCAGCAGAAACTCAAGtgcctggaggaggagaacCAGAAGCTCCGTATGGAG GCCACCAACATCGCCACGGAGACCTGTCAGTACGAggaccaggagcagcagctgatgaTTGACTGCGTGGAGCAGTTTT CCGAAGCGAGCCAGCAGGTCGTTCACCTGTCGGAGGAGCTGGCGCACAGGGCGGAGGACGCGGCACGGCAGCAGGAGGAGATCACCCAGCTCCTGGCGCAGGTCgcggagctgcagcagaagtgtCGCACG TACGGCTCCGAGGTggaggagctccagcagcacctgacCGCGGCGAaggaggtgcagcagcagctccggaTGGAG CTGCGGGATCTGCAGGAGAAGTACGCGGAGTGCGGCGGGATGCTGCAGGAAGCCCAGGAGGAGGTGAAGAGCTTGCGGAGCCGCAGCATGCCCAACAGCACCGTCAGCCGCTACAGCGCGGCCAGTCTGCTGCCCGTG GACTCTCTGGCTGCTGAGATCAAGGGGATGATGAGGAAGAGGACAGACAGCTCCTCCTCGGACTACAA GAGCTACCAGCGCGTCTTCGAGACAGTGAAGGCCGTGAACCAGACAGCCAAAGCCAGGTCTTGCTCTGAGTCTCCCCACCACGTTCCAGGCTCCAAGCAGTTGTCGGCTGCCCACTCTGGGGGGGCCAGCACCCCCCACACCAACTGCTCCGGCTCGGAGGGTGCCCG CAGGGCCGAGGGGGCCAGCGAGGACtcccgggcagccccggggcggcAGGACCTGGAGGCGGCGGTGCAGCGGCTGTCGGTGCGGCAGCAGAGCCACGTCTCCGAGGAGCGCTCCTTCTTCGAGGCCGAGCGGGAGCGCAAGCTCTGGCGGCTCAGAGATGGGGCGAGCTCCAGTGGCTTCCTCACCCCCGAGGGCAGCATCGTCTCCACTGGCACCAATTACTCGGGGGGCTCAGAGCtcactgctggctccagctTCTCCCTCGGCTCCCTCACCTACTTACCTGACAAACTGCAGATTGTGAAGCCACTGGAAg gCTCTGTGACACTCCaccactggcagcagctggcacagcccaaCCTGGGTGGGATCCTGGTGCCCCGGCCCGGGGTGCTCACCAAAGACTTCAGGCAGCTGGACATCGACCTGGAGGAGGTGTACAGCCTCAATGACCTGGAGGAGGACGATGTGGAtgccagctccttccagctgctccctaCCTCAACACCCGCCAAAGCCAAGGAGCGCCCCAGGG TGTTCCTCTCTGTTAACAACCTCCCCCAGACCCCGTCTACCTTCACCATCACCACCTGCCACATCCTCCACCCCACCACTGCGCTCACCACGGTGACACCCAG tCTGTATCATGCCGTCGTGCCTTCTTGTGGGCCCTTTGAGGGGCTGAGCCTCGGCAGCCCCTCACCAGAACAGACTCCCCCCACACTGGCGCTTGGCCCTGGACCCCCGAGCACCCCCATGGGACTCTTCAGGCTCTTGCTGGGGCGAGATTCCCACTTGGCACCCAGGACTGGATCATGGTTGGCCCCCTCACTCCACTCCCAGGACCCTCAGAATTCTGagccccatccctcccctgtgcccagggGTCAGGATGGACCCGCACCCAGGAGCAGCATCTTCAGCTGGAACCTGGTGGAGAAGTTGCAGCGCCTGGGGCTGGACAAGGTGGTGGCCAGAGGGGAGACGTCCTACACCCGGCCAGGGCTCAGAGGGGCCCAGGGCAGCCGGAAgtga